The Setaria viridis chromosome 6, Setaria_viridis_v4.0, whole genome shotgun sequence genome contains a region encoding:
- the LOC117860224 gene encoding probable carboxylesterase 8, whose protein sequence is MGDITDAATPAADAPAPPPALTKENNLFMRIAVNPDGTVTRPEVPLVPASESAAAAVSRDVPLDASLGTYLRLYLPNPVPPPTSPATSNNNKLPVVLFFHGGGFVLFSPATVFYHAHCEAMAAAVPCVVASLEYRLAPERRLPAAYEDADAALAWLRGAVAGTDPWLAAHGDLSRCYVMGSSSGGNMAFFAGLRAAKGGADPSSSPAATGAVRGLLLHQPYLGGVERTPSEAGSEDDAMLPLEANDKLWSLALPVGADRDHEFCNPAKAMPPEALAGLPRCLVTGNRDDPLIDRQREFARWLQDSGGVEVVVRADHPGSHASELFVPERAEELFAAMREFLSADGGAR, encoded by the coding sequence ATGGGCGACATCACGGACGCCGCCAcacccgccgccgacgccccggccccgccgccggcgctgacCAAGGAGAACAACCTCTTCATGCGGATCGCCGTCAACCCGGACGGCACGGTGACGCGGCCCGAGGTCCCGCTCGTCCCGGCCTCCGAGTCCGCAGCAGCCGCCGTCTCCCGGGACGTGCCGCTCGACGCCTCGCTCGGCACGTACCTCCGCCTGTACCTGCCCAaccccgtcccgccgccgacctcccccgccaccagcaacaacaacaagctCCCCGTCGTGCTCttcttccacggcggcggcttcgtcCTCTTCTCCCCGGCCACCGTCTTCTACCACGCCCACTGcgaggccatggccgccgcggtgCCCTGCGTCGTCGCGTCCCTCGAGTACCGCCTGGCCCCGGAGCGCCGCCTTCCCGCCGCCTACGaagacgccgacgccgccctcgcctggctccgcggcgccgtcgcgggCACGGACCCCTGGCTCGCCGCGCACGGCGACCTCTCCCGCTGCTACGTCATGGGCAGCAGCTCGGGGGGCAACATGGCGTTCTTCGCGGGGCTCCGGGCCGCCAAGGGCGGCGCCGacccgtcgtcgtcccccgccgccaccggcgccgtgcGGGGGCTCCTGCTGCACCAGCCGTAcctcggcggcgtcgagcggACACCCTCCGAGGCCGGCTCCGAGGACGACGCCATGCTGCCGCTGGAGGCCAACGACAAGCTCTGGAGCCTCGCGCTACCCGTGGGCGCGGACCGGGACCACGAGTTCTGCAACCCGGCCAAGGCCATGCCGCCGGAGGCCCTCGCCGGCCTGCCGCGCTGTCTGGTCACCGGCAACCGCGACGACCCGCTGATCGACAGGCAGCGGGAATTCGCGCGGTGGCTGCAggacagcggcggcgtggaggtcGTCGTCAGGGCGGACCACCCGGGGTCCCACGCCTCCGAGCTCTTCGTGCCGGAGAGGGCCGAGGAGCTGTTCGCCGCCATGCGCGAGTTCCTgtccgccgacggcggcgcgcgttGA